The following proteins are encoded in a genomic region of Pelodictyon phaeoclathratiforme BU-1:
- the bchD gene encoding magnesium chelatase ATPase subunit D, which yields MIAFTDIVGMDLAKQALMLLAVDSELGGVVIPSAVGSGKSTLARAFADILPEGTPFVELPLNVTEDRLIGGVDLEATLATGVRVVQHGVLSKAHGGVLYVDSISLLDSSAVSHIMDAISRGEVLVEREGLSEVHPAKFMLVGTYDPTDGEVRMGLLDRIGIIVPFTAQNDYRARKKIVNIVLGKRDEEDTRDELKMLAGFIQAAREQLPHVSITDEQIRALIQTAISLGVEGNRVDIFTVRAAIAAAALAQRSDVEEEDMKQAIKLVLIPRATRMPEREAESNEAPPEEEPPPQEEPESEDEEAQADTPDAEAEEEQKETPDMIEELMMDAIEMELPDNILNISLASKKKTTTGSRGEALNNKRGRFVRAQPGEMRTNKVALIPTLISAAPWQETRRRDSKMAGRSKTALLITKDDVKIKRFRDKSGTLFIFMVDASGSMALNRMRQAKGAVASLLQNAYVHRDQVALISFRGKQAQVLLPPSQSVDRAKRELDVLPTGGGTPLASALYLGWETAKQARTKGISQIMFVLITDGRGNIGLQATFDPLAEKASKEALEKEIEALSLSIQADGVASIVIDTQMNYLSRGEAPKLAQKLGGRYFYLPNAKAEQIVEAALSF from the coding sequence ATGATAGCTTTTACCGATATCGTAGGGATGGATCTGGCCAAGCAGGCGCTCATGCTGCTGGCCGTTGATTCTGAACTTGGCGGTGTTGTTATTCCTTCGGCCGTGGGGTCGGGAAAGTCGACGCTCGCCAGGGCATTTGCTGATATTCTTCCCGAAGGGACACCCTTCGTGGAACTTCCTCTAAACGTAACTGAAGATCGTTTGATCGGTGGCGTTGATCTGGAGGCAACCCTTGCAACAGGAGTGCGCGTTGTCCAGCATGGTGTGCTCTCGAAGGCACATGGCGGGGTGCTCTATGTCGACTCCATCAGCCTTCTCGACAGTTCGGCGGTATCGCACATCATGGATGCCATTTCGCGCGGCGAAGTTCTTGTCGAGCGCGAAGGCCTCAGTGAGGTGCATCCAGCAAAGTTTATGCTGGTGGGCACCTATGATCCTACTGATGGCGAAGTTCGCATGGGACTTCTCGACCGCATCGGAATTATTGTACCCTTTACGGCACAGAATGATTATCGGGCGCGCAAGAAAATTGTCAATATCGTACTTGGCAAGAGGGATGAGGAAGATACCCGTGACGAGTTGAAGATGCTTGCCGGTTTTATCCAGGCTGCCCGTGAACAACTGCCGCATGTTTCGATAACAGATGAGCAGATTCGGGCGCTTATCCAGACTGCCATCAGCTTGGGGGTTGAGGGAAACCGTGTTGATATTTTCACCGTTCGTGCTGCAATAGCCGCAGCCGCTCTCGCACAGCGCAGCGATGTTGAGGAGGAAGATATGAAACAGGCCATCAAGCTGGTGCTCATTCCTCGTGCGACCCGTATGCCTGAACGTGAAGCGGAATCCAACGAAGCGCCTCCCGAAGAGGAACCGCCTCCACAGGAAGAGCCGGAATCTGAAGATGAAGAGGCCCAGGCGGACACACCGGATGCGGAAGCTGAAGAGGAGCAGAAAGAGACTCCCGACATGATCGAGGAGCTGATGATGGATGCTATTGAGATGGAGTTGCCTGATAATATTCTCAACATCTCTCTGGCATCAAAAAAGAAAACTACTACCGGCAGCCGTGGCGAAGCGCTCAACAACAAGCGTGGCCGTTTTGTACGGGCTCAGCCCGGTGAGATGCGCACCAATAAAGTTGCGCTTATTCCGACACTTATTTCCGCAGCGCCCTGGCAGGAGACCCGGAGGCGTGACAGCAAGATGGCAGGGCGGTCTAAAACAGCCTTGCTTATTACCAAGGATGATGTGAAGATCAAGCGCTTCCGAGACAAGTCAGGAACGCTCTTTATCTTCATGGTCGATGCCTCAGGCTCCATGGCATTGAACCGTATGCGCCAGGCAAAGGGTGCTGTAGCCAGTCTTTTGCAGAATGCCTATGTGCATCGCGACCAGGTTGCCCTGATATCGTTTCGCGGAAAGCAGGCTCAGGTGTTGCTTCCTCCCTCACAGAGTGTTGACCGTGCAAAACGGGAGCTTGATGTTCTTCCTACAGGTGGTGGAACACCTCTCGCCTCTGCACTCTATCTTGGCTGGGAGACGGCCAAACAGGCGCGTACCAAAGGTATTTCACAGATCATGTTTGTGCTGATTACTGATGGACGTGGAAATATCGGGCTGCAGGCTACCTTTGATCCACTTGCGGAAAAAGCTTCCAAAGAGGCGCTTGAAAAGGAGATTGAAGCCCTTTCGCTCTCTATCCAGGCCGATGGTGTTGCATCTATTGTTATTGATACCCAGATGAACTATCTATCGCGGGGCGAAGCGCCCAAGCTTGCCCAGAAGCTCGGGGGACGTTATTTTTACCTGCCGAATGCCAAAGCAGAACAGATCGTTGAGGCTGCATTGAGCTTTTAA
- the bchI gene encoding magnesium chelatase ATPase subunit I → MTQTETAAKKTAAKKPAAVKAKASSTVTTTPELKKAVKPAAKKKSGQAFPFTAIVGQEEMKLSLILNIIDPRIGGVLVMGHRGTGKSTTVRALAEVLPLIERVEGDTYNRTVDQYVEGEEAKKGHKAIDPSSLKIEKIPVPVVDLPLGATEDRVCGTIDIEQALTSGVKAFEPGLLAQANRGFLYIDEVNLLDDHLVDVLLDVAASGQNVVEREGISIRHPARFVLVGSGNPEEGELRPQLLDRFGLHARIITILDIAKRVDIVKRRRDFDEDPDAFMKKYGRDQQKLQKKIQTAKELLSSVTMDDSVLTDIAKLCMNLGIDGHRGELTITRTAFAHAAFLGETVVTMKHVKDIAGLCLRHRLRKDPLETLDAGEKIDRELAKILGEAEAV, encoded by the coding sequence ATGACTCAGACTGAAACGGCTGCGAAAAAAACTGCTGCAAAGAAGCCTGCTGCGGTAAAGGCTAAGGCGAGTTCAACGGTCACAACTACTCCTGAACTCAAAAAAGCAGTTAAGCCTGCTGCAAAAAAGAAGTCTGGACAAGCCTTTCCTTTTACAGCAATTGTCGGTCAGGAGGAAATGAAGCTCAGTCTGATCCTCAATATCATTGACCCGAGAATCGGAGGTGTGCTCGTCATGGGACACAGGGGTACCGGAAAAAGTACCACGGTCAGAGCGCTTGCTGAAGTGCTTCCACTGATTGAACGGGTTGAGGGTGATACATACAATCGTACCGTCGATCAATATGTTGAAGGTGAGGAGGCAAAAAAGGGCCATAAGGCTATTGATCCGTCATCGCTCAAAATCGAAAAAATTCCTGTACCAGTTGTAGATCTTCCGCTTGGTGCTACAGAAGACCGTGTCTGCGGTACCATTGATATTGAGCAAGCGCTTACCAGCGGCGTAAAAGCATTTGAACCAGGCCTGCTTGCCCAGGCGAATCGCGGATTTCTCTATATTGATGAGGTCAACCTGCTTGATGACCATCTTGTTGACGTGCTGCTTGATGTTGCTGCGAGTGGTCAAAACGTGGTTGAACGTGAAGGTATCAGTATTCGCCATCCAGCCCGTTTTGTGCTTGTTGGTTCCGGTAACCCGGAAGAGGGCGAACTTCGTCCCCAGCTTCTTGACCGTTTTGGTCTGCATGCCCGTATCATTACGATTCTTGATATTGCAAAACGAGTCGATATTGTCAAGCGCCGTCGTGATTTTGATGAAGATCCGGATGCATTTATGAAAAAGTACGGTCGTGACCAGCAGAAGCTCCAGAAAAAGATTCAGACAGCCAAAGAGCTGCTTTCGTCAGTGACCATGGATGACAGTGTGCTTACCGATATTGCAAAGCTCTGTATGAACCTTGGTATTGATGGTCACCGTGGTGAACTTACCATTACCCGTACCGCTTTTGCCCATGCAGCATTCCTTGGTGAAACAGTAGTGACCATGAAGCATGTCAAGGATATCGCAGGCCTCTGTCTGCGTCACCGTCTGCGCAAGGATCCTCTTGAGACCCTTGATGCCGGTGAAAAAATTGATCGTGAACTCGCTAAAATCCTCGGAGAAGCGGAAGCAGTATAA
- the lpdA gene encoding dihydrolipoyl dehydrogenase, which translates to MHSMQQLPEGPGRNVDVAVIGSGPGGYEAALRAAKAGMKVCLIEKGALGGVCVNWGCIPTKALLRSAEVFDLFKKAGSYGLKVQASGIDLAEAVKRSRSVVQKLSKGIAFILRRAQVEVIQGEALFSGVHTLDIFRDGVCVETVQSNHIIIASGARSRQLPGLEPDGRHIITSREALAMKSVPSSMMVLGGGAIGVEMAWFYAMAGTTVTLVEMMPRLLPFEDGEISEALKRSFEKAGIRVVTGAKLEGVVVSEDRVNGLLVVDGEESQPISAELLLVAVGVTGNCDGLGLEHAGVERSRGFIVTDAACRTSVSNIFAIGDVRGGMLLAHKASAEAAIAVDSIAGKAPHLLDESMIPRCVYAEPSVASVGLSEEQAIEQGYMVMVGRSLFAASGKANAYGNLEGVVKLLFNAVDGRLLGAHVLGHGAVELIGEITLARRLEVTAELLASTVHAHPTLSETIKEAAENALQERRF; encoded by the coding sequence ATGCATTCCATGCAACAGTTGCCTGAAGGGCCCGGTCGTAACGTTGATGTTGCCGTTATCGGTTCAGGACCAGGAGGTTATGAAGCTGCGCTTCGAGCGGCAAAGGCCGGAATGAAGGTATGCCTCATTGAGAAAGGCGCATTGGGTGGTGTGTGCGTGAACTGGGGTTGTATTCCAACAAAAGCTCTTTTGCGGAGCGCAGAGGTGTTCGATCTTTTTAAAAAAGCTGGTTCCTACGGTCTCAAGGTTCAAGCCTCTGGAATTGACCTTGCCGAAGCGGTTAAACGCAGCCGCAGTGTGGTACAGAAACTGTCGAAAGGGATCGCTTTTATTCTGCGTCGGGCGCAGGTTGAGGTGATCCAGGGGGAGGCGTTGTTCAGCGGTGTACACACACTTGATATTTTTCGCGATGGGGTGTGTGTTGAAACCGTTCAGTCAAACCATATCATTATTGCATCAGGAGCGCGCTCGCGACAACTTCCTGGGTTGGAGCCGGATGGCAGGCACATTATCACCAGCAGGGAAGCGTTGGCCATGAAGTCAGTTCCTTCATCCATGATGGTATTGGGAGGTGGTGCTATTGGTGTTGAAATGGCCTGGTTTTATGCGATGGCTGGTACTACTGTTACACTTGTAGAAATGATGCCACGTCTCTTGCCATTTGAAGATGGGGAGATTTCGGAAGCTCTGAAGCGCTCGTTTGAGAAGGCAGGGATCAGGGTGGTCACCGGAGCGAAGCTGGAAGGTGTTGTTGTATCAGAAGATCGGGTGAACGGACTTCTTGTTGTTGATGGAGAAGAGTCGCAACCGATAAGTGCAGAGTTGTTGCTGGTCGCTGTCGGAGTGACCGGTAATTGTGACGGACTTGGTCTGGAACATGCTGGCGTGGAGAGGTCACGGGGTTTCATTGTGACGGATGCTGCCTGCAGGACGTCAGTCAGCAATATTTTTGCTATAGGAGATGTGCGTGGAGGGATGCTGCTTGCCCACAAGGCGTCGGCTGAAGCTGCCATTGCTGTTGATTCAATAGCAGGAAAGGCTCCCCATCTGCTTGATGAGAGCATGATTCCGCGATGTGTTTACGCAGAACCATCGGTTGCAAGTGTCGGACTGAGTGAGGAGCAGGCTATTGAGCAGGGTTACATGGTAATGGTTGGACGCTCCCTCTTTGCTGCATCAGGCAAGGCGAATGCCTATGGTAATCTTGAGGGAGTGGTGAAGCTGCTCTTTAACGCTGTAGATGGTCGTTTGCTTGGAGCGCATGTTTTGGGACATGGAGCGGTTGAGTTGATTGGAGAGATCACGCTGGCACGTCGGCTTGAGGTCACTGCCGAACTGCTTGCCAGCACGGTTCATGCCCATCCGACCCTTTCGGAAACAATTAAAGAGGCAGCAGAAAATGCTCTGCAGGAGCGACGTTTTTGA
- a CDS encoding RluA family pseudouridine synthase → MQNQPQKNESEQRGEPPLEPKKLTLQVSRVQIPMRIDQYLTQQVENATRNKVQEAIEEGRVLVNENRVKSNYRIKSCDVIEMTFLRPPAPELTAENIPIEIIYEDCDLMVVNKKAGMVVHPAFGNWTGTLANAILHHIGMDAEELDQAELRPGIVHRLDKNTSGLIIVAKNPIALHRLARQFAERKVIKVYKAIVWGVPDPAAGTITTNIGRSKKDRKVMANFPFEGEYGKTAITDYSVMENLQWFSLLSLRLHTGRTHQIRAHLQHLGHQILGDVTYGGTILRTLPFSKSESFVKNLLELLPRQALHAETLSFHQPISHEPLSFTAPMPEDMQHALDKIRSTLLHPSC, encoded by the coding sequence ATGCAAAATCAGCCACAAAAAAACGAATCGGAACAACGAGGTGAACCACCTCTTGAGCCCAAAAAACTCACCTTGCAGGTAAGTCGGGTACAAATCCCGATGCGTATTGACCAATACCTGACACAGCAGGTTGAAAACGCAACACGCAACAAGGTACAGGAAGCTATTGAAGAGGGTCGTGTGCTGGTCAATGAAAATAGGGTAAAATCGAATTATCGCATTAAATCATGCGATGTTATTGAGATGACTTTTCTGCGGCCACCAGCACCGGAGCTCACAGCGGAAAATATACCCATTGAGATCATATACGAGGATTGTGATCTGATGGTCGTCAACAAAAAAGCTGGTATGGTAGTCCATCCTGCATTCGGGAACTGGACAGGAACACTGGCAAACGCTATTCTGCACCACATTGGCATGGATGCAGAGGAGCTTGACCAAGCTGAGCTACGACCAGGAATCGTACATCGGCTCGACAAAAACACCTCGGGACTTATCATTGTTGCCAAAAATCCGATTGCGCTGCATCGTCTTGCCCGCCAGTTCGCTGAGAGAAAAGTGATAAAAGTCTACAAGGCCATCGTATGGGGAGTTCCCGATCCAGCAGCAGGCACCATAACAACCAATATCGGACGCTCAAAAAAAGACCGAAAAGTGATGGCAAACTTTCCTTTTGAAGGAGAGTATGGAAAAACTGCGATCACCGATTATTCCGTAATGGAAAATCTCCAATGGTTTTCGCTGCTTTCGCTTAGGCTGCATACAGGACGAACCCACCAGATCAGGGCTCACTTGCAGCACCTTGGTCATCAGATTCTCGGAGATGTTACCTATGGCGGAACCATCTTGCGCACACTCCCTTTCAGTAAAAGTGAAAGTTTCGTTAAAAACCTCCTCGAACTACTACCGCGTCAAGCTTTACATGCCGAAACGCTCTCTTTTCATCAGCCAATAAGCCATGAACCACTCTCCTTCACGGCGCCCATGCCGGAAGATATGCAGCATGCGCTGGATAAAATCCGCTCAACACTTCTTCATCCCTCTTGTTAA
- a CDS encoding PAS domain-containing protein has translation MPVIYTDNNADNSYSELKETRDALAASNTHHRNLIDYMQNGYAYCRVIFEEGVPVDFIHEEVNSGYEKMTGLKNVVGKRATEVFPGINNTFPEFIEKHITVAQTGISNRFELYLEPLRSWFDLTVYCPQKGYFVSIIDDITQRKIAEEAQKESEERFRKLFENHSAPMLIIDPETGYIVDANNASAIFYGWSIDELRQMHMQQISTLSPDKIKAEMAKSVLKTQNQFSFRHRKADGSLREVDIFSNAIEIHGKILLYSIIHDISERKRYESLTAFRLRLLEMAETHSAEELLLAAMDKKEEDQSFNRLFNVFPQPMLLLDPDGGIILANNAFKTQLNNHSEITPGSNIFDSISIELALEQRNVIAEVLFTGERIFYEKESHGRIYRHTVYPIPNSDGEITKLLMFIMDITNLILTEKELLVERVRYRNLFNNHLNGFAYCRMIFKDNCPVDFIPEVVNLNFKRLTGLQIIEGQSISMHIPGISISNPELFEKVGRVSLNGIAERFDLYINTLDKWLDITAYSHQKGYFVIVLTPMKTINTGNWEWNLENGEMIWSDKLRMLYGLDLHSSNPSYQTWLQAIVPMERINTEKTMRDAIHNENTFETIYNICDQNGTVRQMMTHGFPVKDENGLVKRYMGVSIDITEYKNDDTTHLINTHNFTSLLNSAVEPLCSLAIDGTILDANKDFLDIYSLESKSVIGQNFHSLFPRQLQEERKTKFELIFYTREPVHFKDLFHSNLHETDRNEEYIYHISAYPIYGINEDINSIAVFITDSNKNNKAEKSRRQLDKQYQTLIAASPDSIITTDLDGIISSVSDIGLEIFGANNKADVIGMSFSNIVYSDNIKIINEIFDVTLREGLIQNKEIVLKKKNNTVYSAEISAALIQDYNGAPSSYMMIIRDISQRKIIESELFHAKRLISLGEMASGIAHEIYQPINNIGLIVDKILMDASKHNWACEKEIKIKSEKIFENILRIQTIIDNIRSFSSTDNNYISSVININKSIRNALLMVSEQCKHKSIILDFKAEEERFSVTGNIYKFEQVILNLIKNSIDALEEKKQIYNTGFEMKIFVRSFYKNNSIIVTVEDNGIGVSESNIEYIMHPFYTTKESGKGTGLGLSISYGIIKEMNGDIKIKSVPMNGTCIIITLPSNSN, from the coding sequence ATGCCCGTAATATATACAGACAATAACGCCGATAACTCCTACTCTGAGCTTAAAGAGACAAGGGATGCACTCGCTGCCAGCAATACCCATCATCGCAACCTTATTGACTACATGCAAAATGGGTATGCTTACTGCCGCGTAATATTCGAAGAAGGAGTTCCTGTTGATTTTATCCATGAGGAAGTCAATTCCGGTTATGAGAAAATGACCGGCCTGAAAAACGTTGTTGGAAAGAGAGCGACCGAGGTCTTTCCCGGCATCAACAACACCTTTCCTGAATTTATCGAGAAACATATAACCGTAGCCCAGACAGGAATTTCTAATCGGTTTGAATTGTATCTGGAACCATTGAGGTCATGGTTTGACCTGACAGTTTACTGCCCTCAAAAAGGCTACTTCGTCTCTATAATTGATGACATCACACAACGAAAAATAGCTGAAGAGGCTCAGAAGGAGAGCGAAGAACGGTTCAGAAAACTGTTTGAGAACCATTCAGCACCTATGTTAATCATCGATCCCGAAACAGGCTATATCGTTGATGCCAATAACGCCTCTGCAATTTTTTATGGCTGGTCAATCGATGAACTACGCCAAATGCATATGCAGCAAATCAGCACCCTGTCTCCTGATAAAATTAAAGCAGAGATGGCGAAAAGCGTCTTGAAGACACAAAACCAGTTTTCTTTTCGCCATCGCAAAGCTGACGGGTCATTGCGAGAAGTCGATATTTTCAGTAATGCAATTGAAATTCATGGTAAAATCCTTCTCTATTCAATTATTCATGATATTTCTGAACGCAAGAGATACGAATCACTGACCGCATTCCGTCTTCGCCTGCTTGAAATGGCAGAAACCCATTCCGCCGAAGAGTTACTGTTGGCAGCAATGGACAAAAAGGAGGAGGATCAATCGTTCAACAGACTGTTTAATGTCTTTCCTCAACCAATGCTTCTTCTTGATCCCGATGGCGGAATCATTTTAGCTAATAATGCATTCAAAACTCAATTAAACAATCACTCTGAAATAACTCCAGGCTCGAATATTTTTGATTCTATCTCTATTGAACTTGCTCTTGAACAGAGGAACGTAATTGCGGAGGTTCTTTTTACTGGCGAACGTATCTTTTACGAAAAAGAATCTCATGGGCGTATATACCGCCATACTGTCTACCCTATCCCAAATAGCGATGGTGAAATAACAAAGCTGCTGATGTTCATTATGGACATTACAAACCTCATTTTAACAGAAAAAGAGCTTCTTGTTGAAAGAGTACGTTACCGGAACCTCTTCAATAATCATTTGAATGGTTTTGCTTATTGCAGAATGATATTTAAAGATAATTGTCCAGTAGATTTCATTCCTGAAGTGGTAAATCTGAATTTCAAAAGATTAACAGGATTACAAATCATTGAGGGACAAAGTATATCTATGCATATTCCGGGTATAAGCATATCTAATCCGGAACTATTTGAAAAAGTTGGGCGTGTATCACTGAATGGAATTGCAGAAAGATTCGATTTATATATAAACACATTGGATAAATGGCTTGATATTACAGCATACAGCCACCAGAAAGGGTACTTTGTCATCGTGTTGACTCCCATGAAAACCATAAATACCGGTAACTGGGAGTGGAATCTTGAAAATGGAGAGATGATATGGTCCGATAAATTACGGATGCTTTATGGACTTGACTTGCACAGTAGTAACCCTTCCTACCAGACTTGGTTACAAGCCATTGTTCCTATGGAAAGGATAAATACAGAAAAGACAATGCGGGATGCAATTCATAATGAAAATACATTTGAAACAATATACAATATCTGTGATCAAAATGGCACCGTAAGACAAATGATGACTCACGGTTTCCCTGTAAAAGATGAAAACGGACTTGTAAAAAGATATATGGGTGTAAGTATTGATATTACAGAATATAAAAATGATGACACTACCCATCTCATCAATACACACAATTTCACATCTCTTTTGAATTCTGCTGTGGAGCCACTATGCTCTTTGGCAATCGATGGAACAATTCTTGATGCAAACAAAGATTTTCTCGATATCTACTCATTAGAATCAAAAAGCGTTATAGGACAAAACTTTCATTCTCTCTTTCCTCGTCAACTTCAGGAAGAACGAAAAACAAAATTTGAACTTATCTTTTATACAAGAGAACCAGTTCATTTCAAGGATCTGTTTCATTCAAATCTTCATGAAACAGATCGGAATGAAGAATATATCTATCATATTTCCGCATATCCTATTTATGGAATCAATGAAGATATCAACTCTATAGCTGTCTTTATTACAGACTCCAACAAAAACAATAAAGCAGAAAAATCAAGAAGACAATTAGACAAACAATACCAGACTCTCATAGCAGCGTCACCTGACAGCATTATAACAACTGATCTTGATGGAATTATCAGCAGTGTCTCTGATATTGGTCTTGAAATATTTGGAGCCAATAATAAAGCTGATGTTATAGGCATGTCTTTTTCAAATATTGTATACTCAGATAACATTAAAATAATCAATGAAATATTTGATGTAACATTACGCGAAGGTTTGATACAAAACAAAGAGATCGTGCTAAAAAAGAAAAACAATACCGTATATTCGGCAGAAATCAGTGCGGCATTAATTCAGGATTATAATGGAGCTCCATCATCGTATATGATGATTATTCGTGATATTTCACAAAGAAAAATAATTGAAAGCGAACTTTTTCATGCCAAAAGATTAATAAGTCTTGGTGAAATGGCATCTGGTATTGCACATGAAATTTATCAACCGATTAATAATATTGGATTAATCGTTGATAAGATTTTGATGGATGCGTCAAAACATAATTGGGCATGTGAAAAAGAAATTAAAATCAAATCCGAAAAAATATTTGAAAACATATTAAGAATTCAGACTATAATAGATAACATCAGATCCTTTTCAAGTACAGATAATAATTATATATCTTCAGTTATAAATATCAATAAAAGCATTCGAAACGCTCTCTTGATGGTATCCGAGCAGTGTAAGCACAAATCTATAATACTTGATTTCAAAGCTGAAGAAGAGCGATTCTCAGTTACTGGAAACATTTACAAATTCGAACAGGTAATTCTGAATTTAATCAAAAACTCTATTGATGCTCTTGAAGAAAAGAAACAAATCTATAATACGGGCTTTGAAATGAAAATATTTGTTAGATCATTTTACAAAAACAATTCGATAATAGTAACAGTAGAAGACAATGGGATAGGTGTAAGTGAAAGCAATATCGAATATATAATGCATCCATTTTATACAACAAAAGAATCTGGAAAAGGTACAGGACTTGGACTTTCGATTAGTTATGGCATTATAAAAGAGATGAATGGCGATATTAAAATAAAAAGTGTTCCAATGAACGGAACATGCATTATTATTACTCTTCCGTCAAATAGCAACTGA
- a CDS encoding sigma-54-dependent transcriptional regulator, which produces MQNNYISQIKVLILDDEIDFTNEISDYLKNTGFIPFSANTPEEGYAILSKYNIDLLILDVRLPGTNGLDILKNVKSLYPGIEVIMVSAHGDMDTVIDSIRLGAFDYLRKPMRYIDIQIAIERTQKYLKMQRNLAHAEEKYSLITSDIASKIGRHCIGKSKQIIEIYELAKTASEYSDINVLITGESGTGKEIFAKLIHYMSKQKDNYFGAINCSAISDALIESEFFGHKKGAFTGAISDKKGLFEICNEGTLFLDEIADMPLNLQSKILRAIEEKTITRVGDTKQIQTKFRLIAATNCDLQKMVDEKKFRLDLLHRLNTLHIHIPPLRERIEDIGPLFIDFTKEFSEKINKPIESIGDDVFVALEKYSFPGNIRELRNLAERAIILSKGNSLQICDFPLPVVNKISNTTDSNTKIDEEDAIHKTLEECEYNQVMAAEILGISRYALIRRMRKYKIDIKRNEAER; this is translated from the coding sequence ATGCAGAATAATTACATTAGTCAGATAAAGGTACTAATACTTGACGATGAAATAGATTTTACAAATGAGATCAGTGATTACCTGAAAAACACTGGTTTTATTCCTTTTTCTGCAAACACGCCAGAAGAAGGTTATGCTATTTTGAGCAAATATAATATTGATCTTCTCATTCTTGATGTACGTTTGCCAGGTACAAACGGACTTGATATTTTAAAAAATGTCAAATCGTTGTATCCTGGTATCGAAGTGATCATGGTATCTGCACATGGTGACATGGATACGGTAATCGACTCCATAAGGCTGGGGGCTTTTGATTATTTACGTAAACCCATGAGGTATATAGATATACAGATAGCTATAGAGCGAACACAAAAATATCTTAAAATGCAGCGTAACCTCGCGCATGCAGAAGAGAAGTACTCACTGATAACATCAGATATTGCTTCAAAAATAGGACGCCATTGTATCGGAAAAAGCAAACAGATAATTGAAATCTACGAACTGGCTAAAACAGCATCAGAATATTCAGATATAAATGTACTTATTACGGGCGAAAGTGGAACAGGAAAAGAGATTTTTGCTAAACTTATTCATTATATGAGCAAGCAAAAGGACAATTATTTTGGAGCTATTAATTGCAGTGCGATAAGTGACGCTTTGATTGAAAGTGAATTTTTCGGACATAAAAAAGGAGCTTTCACTGGTGCTATTTCAGATAAAAAAGGATTATTTGAAATATGCAATGAGGGGACATTATTTCTGGATGAAATTGCTGATATGCCATTGAATTTGCAGTCAAAGATTTTACGGGCTATTGAGGAAAAAACAATTACCAGAGTCGGAGATACAAAACAAATACAAACAAAATTCAGACTGATAGCCGCGACAAATTGTGATTTGCAAAAAATGGTTGACGAAAAAAAATTCAGACTTGATTTACTTCACAGACTCAATACATTACATATACATATTCCGCCTCTTCGTGAAAGGATAGAAGATATCGGGCCATTGTTTATCGATTTCACAAAAGAGTTCTCTGAAAAAATCAACAAACCGATAGAATCTATTGGTGATGATGTCTTTGTCGCTCTTGAAAAATATAGTTTTCCCGGGAATATAAGAGAATTAAGAAATCTTGCTGAAAGAGCTATCATACTTTCTAAAGGGAATTCACTACAAATATGTGATTTCCCATTACCTGTAGTGAACAAAATATCCAATACAACTGATAGCAATACTAAAATTGATGAGGAAGATGCTATACATAAAACTCTTGAGGAATGCGAATATAATCAGGTAATGGCAGCAGAGATACTTGGGATAAGCAGATATGCTTTGATTAGAAGGATGAGAAAATATAAAATTGATATCAAAAGAAATGAAGCAGAGCGATAA
- a CDS encoding gas vesicle protein K, protein MDSDKILYYAGSADEIIEELEKLKPGIQGRINATPDNVESGLAKLVLTLIELIRKLIEKQAMRRIDGNSLSESQIEELGETLMKLEKKMEELKGIFNLTDKDLNLNLGPLGDLM, encoded by the coding sequence ATGGATAGTGATAAGATATTATATTATGCAGGTTCGGCAGATGAAATTATTGAAGAACTTGAAAAATTAAAACCAGGTATTCAAGGGAGAATCAATGCAACTCCCGATAATGTAGAGTCAGGTCTCGCCAAGCTTGTATTGACTCTTATTGAACTTATAAGAAAATTGATTGAAAAACAGGCAATGCGCAGAATTGATGGTAATTCATTGAGTGAATCACAAATTGAAGAGCTTGGAGAAACGCTTATGAAGCTTGAGAAAAAGATGGAGGAGTTAAAAGGTATCTTCAACCTTACTGACAAAGATCTCAACCTTAATCTCGGTCCTTTGGGCGATCTTATGTAA